The following are from one region of the Methanomassiliicoccales archaeon LGM-DZ1 genome:
- a CDS encoding GNAT family N-acetyltransferase, with translation MAEIEIIGKDRAEELHEFAHPIWTEVFGPMIAGGEDETERIFESWQSADSIRRAMDDGFVYGYLIDGGRKAGYLAARVEGEKIFISKCYLVKDERGKGLGSEMIGKMLNYGKEHGCTSAYLHVNTRNLRAIDAYERNGFRKQYREIAYLGDGFSTDDYIMSREIRCSYRPCPRRSGRGDGTPSMSSSSPATPTSIRRTTGRPSSATG, from the coding sequence ATGGCCGAGATCGAGATCATCGGGAAGGACAGGGCAGAGGAGCTGCATGAGTTCGCCCATCCCATCTGGACAGAAGTGTTCGGACCGATGATCGCCGGCGGAGAGGACGAGACCGAGCGCATCTTCGAATCATGGCAGTCGGCCGACAGCATCCGCCGGGCCATGGACGACGGCTTCGTCTACGGCTACCTCATCGACGGCGGCAGGAAGGCCGGGTACCTCGCGGCCCGTGTCGAGGGGGAGAAGATCTTCATCAGCAAATGCTACCTTGTGAAGGACGAGCGCGGGAAGGGCCTGGGCTCCGAGATGATCGGAAAGATGCTAAATTACGGGAAGGAGCACGGCTGCACCTCCGCCTACCTGCACGTGAACACCAGGAACCTCCGGGCGATAGACGCCTACGAGAGGAACGGGTTCCGGAAGCAGTACCGTGAGATCGCCTACCTGGGCGACGGGTTCTCGACCGACGATTACATCATGTCCAGGGAGATCCGATGTTCATACCGACCGTGCCCGAGGAGGTCAGGGCGCGGGGATGGGACTCCCTCGATGTCATCATCGTCTCCGGCGACACCTACATCGATTCGCCGTACAACGGGGCGGCCATCATCGGCCACTGGCTGA
- a CDS encoding YgiQ family radical SAM protein, with product MPEEVRARGWDSLDVIIVSGDTYIDSPYNGAAIIGHWLIDNGFRVGIICQPSVSDGVDITRLGMPGLFWSVTSGCVDSMVANYSPSGKFRKEDDFTPGGINDRRPDRACIAYSNLIRRYAKGKPIVLGGIEASLRRVVHYDFWSDSLRRSILFDAKADAITYGMAELSNLELAECMRDGRDWSNAKGICRIGREAPDGYNEMPSYEECAADRARFADAFRIFYHNCDPVTAAGLVQKHGDRFLIQNPPQRCLAPEELDRVYMLDYEYAVHPFYTKNGKVRAMDTIKNSITTHRGCYGECSFCAIAVHQGRRVVSRTADSVVAEAERIASMPGFNGIIYDVGGPTANMYGIECPRKASKGACPDRRCLYPRPCPSLNIDHSAQIELLNRIKAVPGVKKVFVTSGIRFDMAVADEDHGQEYVDCIVKDHVSGQLKIAPEHISAEVLSRMGKPGPNVLLDFKDMFDASNRRQGKDQYLTYYFMAAHPGCGQRDMEELADFVHRELRTNPEQVQVFTPTPSTVSTLMYCTGKDMDGRRVWSEHVPGLKQKQKQTVVPPSERHGDAKNGRNRPGRR from the coding sequence GTGCCCGAGGAGGTCAGGGCGCGGGGATGGGACTCCCTCGATGTCATCATCGTCTCCGGCGACACCTACATCGATTCGCCGTACAACGGGGCGGCCATCATCGGCCACTGGCTGATAGACAACGGGTTCAGGGTCGGGATCATCTGCCAGCCGTCGGTCTCGGACGGAGTGGACATAACCCGCCTGGGGATGCCCGGGCTGTTCTGGTCCGTGACCTCGGGCTGCGTCGACTCCATGGTGGCCAACTACAGCCCGTCCGGGAAGTTCCGGAAGGAGGACGACTTCACCCCCGGAGGGATCAACGACAGGCGCCCCGACCGCGCCTGCATCGCGTACTCCAACCTGATCCGCCGGTACGCCAAGGGAAAGCCGATTGTCCTGGGCGGCATCGAGGCCAGCCTGAGAAGGGTCGTCCACTACGATTTCTGGTCGGATTCCCTGCGCCGGAGCATCCTCTTCGACGCCAAGGCCGATGCAATCACCTACGGGATGGCGGAGCTGTCGAACCTGGAGCTCGCGGAATGCATGAGGGACGGGCGGGACTGGAGCAATGCGAAGGGCATATGCAGAATCGGCAGGGAGGCCCCCGACGGGTACAACGAGATGCCGTCCTACGAGGAATGCGCCGCCGACAGGGCGAGGTTCGCGGACGCCTTCCGCATCTTCTACCATAACTGCGACCCTGTCACCGCCGCAGGCCTCGTTCAGAAGCACGGCGACCGCTTCCTGATCCAGAACCCTCCCCAGCGCTGCCTCGCGCCGGAGGAGCTCGACCGGGTCTACATGCTGGACTACGAGTACGCCGTCCATCCGTTCTATACCAAGAACGGCAAGGTCAGGGCGATGGACACCATCAAGAACTCCATAACCACCCACCGCGGATGCTACGGGGAATGCTCGTTCTGCGCCATAGCCGTCCACCAGGGCCGGAGGGTGGTCTCACGCACCGCCGATTCCGTCGTCGCGGAGGCGGAGAGGATAGCATCGATGCCGGGGTTCAACGGCATCATCTACGATGTCGGCGGGCCGACGGCAAACATGTACGGCATCGAATGCCCCCGGAAGGCCTCGAAAGGCGCCTGCCCGGACAGGAGGTGCCTCTACCCCAGGCCCTGCCCCTCGCTGAACATAGACCATTCCGCTCAGATAGAACTCCTGAACCGCATCAAGGCCGTGCCCGGGGTGAAGAAGGTGTTCGTTACCTCCGGCATACGCTTCGACATGGCCGTCGCCGACGAGGATCACGGGCAGGAATACGTGGACTGCATCGTGAAAGACCATGTCTCCGGACAGCTGAAAATCGCCCCGGAGCACATCTCGGCCGAGGTGCTGTCGCGCATGGGGAAGCCCGGGCCGAACGTCCTGCTGGACTTCAAGGACATGTTCGATGCTTCCAACCGCCGCCAGGGGAAGGACCAGTATCTGACATACTACTTCATGGCCGCCCACCCGGGCTGCGGTCAGAGGGACATGGAGGAACTGGCGGATTTCGTGCACCGGGAGCTGAGGACCAACCCGGAGCAGGTGCAGGTCTTCACCCCTACGCCGTCCACGGTCTCCACCCTCATGTACTGCACCGGGAAGGACATGGACGGGCGCAGGGTATGGTCGGAGCACGTCCCGGGCCTGAAGCAGAAGCAGAAGCAGACCGTCGTGCCTCCTTCGGAGAGGCACGGGGACGCGAAGAACGGCAGGAACAGGCCGGGCAGGCGCTGA
- a CDS encoding metalloregulator ArsR/SmtB family transcription factor, whose product MDPEVFKALSDGNRLKILEMLTGGETCACRILETLSITQPTLSHHMKVLQECGLVTVRRSGRWSYYTLSQEKLAEIIDYFVSLRGDGHSVTCGEGECCRSSEKD is encoded by the coding sequence ATGGACCCTGAAGTGTTCAAGGCGCTCTCCGACGGGAACCGCCTGAAGATACTCGAGATGCTGACGGGCGGGGAGACCTGCGCCTGCAGGATCTTGGAGACCCTCAGCATAACTCAGCCCACGCTGTCCCATCACATGAAGGTCCTCCAGGAATGCGGACTGGTCACCGTCAGGAGGTCCGGCAGGTGGTCGTACTACACCCTAAGCCAGGAGAAACTGGCCGAGATCATCGATTATTTCGTTTCCCTGCGCGGCGATGGGCATTCCGTGACATGCGGAGAGGGGGAATGCTGCAGGTCCTCCGAAAAAGATTGA
- a CDS encoding methyltransferase domain-containing protein has product MENSSRPSGETVKKGVREYYGKELKRSSDLKTGACKCSGNMSDEVKEALALVDDEIIERSYGCGSPIPPLLEGKTVLDLGCGTGKDVYIASKLVGGSGSVIGVDMTPEQLEVAKRHEADQMARFGYRKSNVRFLQGYIEDLKSLGIGDGTVDVVISNCVINLSPDKEKVFSEIYRVLKKGGELYFSDVFADRRVPDSVYADPVVRGECLGGAMYDGDFRRLMAKVGFADFRYTASSPVTVDDPAIKAAIGDAAFTSRTVRAFKVDGLEDACEDYGQMAAYMGNIPGYPDLFDLDDHHRFRRGIWKKVCGNTAAMISGSRYSSAFAVKGDRSVHYGSFDCSSDDVPDPCGSGCCCCR; this is encoded by the coding sequence ATGGAGAACAGCAGCCGCCCGAGCGGAGAAACGGTCAAGAAAGGCGTCCGCGAATATTACGGAAAGGAACTGAAAAGAAGCAGCGACCTGAAGACCGGAGCATGCAAGTGCTCCGGGAACATGAGCGATGAGGTCAAGGAAGCATTGGCCCTCGTGGATGATGAGATCATCGAAAGGTCCTACGGATGCGGGTCGCCCATACCTCCGCTTCTGGAGGGAAAGACAGTTCTGGACCTCGGATGCGGCACCGGAAAGGACGTCTACATCGCGTCCAAGCTCGTGGGCGGATCCGGCAGCGTCATCGGGGTGGACATGACCCCGGAGCAGCTCGAAGTGGCGAAGAGGCACGAGGCGGACCAGATGGCGAGGTTCGGCTACAGGAAGTCCAACGTCAGATTCCTGCAGGGCTACATCGAGGACCTCAAATCCCTCGGCATCGGCGACGGCACGGTGGATGTCGTCATCTCGAACTGCGTGATCAACCTGTCCCCTGACAAGGAGAAGGTATTCTCCGAGATCTACAGGGTGCTGAAGAAGGGCGGGGAGCTGTACTTCTCCGATGTCTTCGCCGACAGGCGCGTCCCCGATTCCGTGTACGCTGACCCGGTGGTCCGCGGCGAATGCCTCGGAGGCGCCATGTACGACGGTGATTTCCGCAGGCTCATGGCCAAGGTGGGCTTCGCAGACTTCAGGTACACCGCTTCTTCGCCGGTGACCGTGGACGACCCCGCGATTAAGGCAGCGATCGGAGACGCCGCGTTCACTTCCAGGACCGTCAGGGCGTTCAAGGTGGACGGCCTGGAGGACGCCTGCGAGGACTACGGGCAGATGGCCGCCTATATGGGGAACATCCCAGGATATCCCGACTTATTCGACCTCGACGACCACCACCGCTTCCGCAGGGGGATATGGAAGAAGGTCTGCGGCAACACCGCCGCCATGATCTCCGGCTCAAGGTACAGCTCGGCCTTCGCCGTTAAAGGCGACAGGAGCGTCCATTACGGGAGTTTCGACTGCAGCAGCGATGACGTGCCGGATCCCTGCGGGTCCGGATGCTGTTGCTGCAGGTGA